Proteins from a single region of bacterium:
- the thiD gene encoding bifunctional hydroxymethylpyrimidine kinase/phosphomethylpyrimidine kinase — protein MEDIRVPTALTIAGSDSGGGAGIEADLRTFAALKVFGTAALTLITAQNTRDVFHVEMLPPWLVGKQIDAVMSDFAVGAAKTGALGTAEIVAEVAGKIKEHSIENLVVDPVMISKHGSRLIEQTAAEALMKLLCPLATIITPNAHEAAAMLDTKVENLGDPGKAALELCRFGSKYVLLKGGHLNGSDAVDYFSDGNKVHEIRAPRVDSPHTHGTGCTLSSAIAAFLARGFEVKRSVCEAKHFVSTALRFAVPVGGGISPVHHMHEYYQWGGE, from the coding sequence ATGGAAGATATCCGCGTTCCCACGGCGCTCACAATCGCCGGCAGCGATTCCGGCGGCGGAGCCGGCATCGAAGCCGACCTGCGGACGTTCGCCGCGCTGAAGGTGTTCGGCACGGCCGCACTGACGCTTATCACTGCGCAAAACACCCGCGATGTATTCCACGTGGAGATGCTTCCGCCGTGGCTCGTGGGGAAGCAGATAGACGCCGTGATGTCGGATTTCGCCGTCGGCGCGGCCAAAACGGGTGCACTGGGAACCGCCGAAATAGTGGCCGAGGTAGCCGGAAAGATCAAAGAGCATTCAATCGAAAACCTGGTTGTCGATCCGGTTATGATAAGCAAGCATGGCAGCAGGCTCATAGAGCAGACCGCGGCCGAGGCCTTGATGAAACTGCTTTGTCCGCTGGCGACGATTATTACCCCGAACGCCCACGAAGCGGCGGCCATGCTTGATACGAAAGTGGAAAACCTTGGCGATCCGGGAAAGGCCGCACTCGAATTATGCAGGTTCGGCTCAAAGTACGTGCTGCTCAAGGGCGGGCACTTGAACGGCTCCGACGCAGTGGACTACTTCAGCGACGGCAATAAAGTGCACGAAATACGCGCCCCGCGTGTCGATTCGCCGCACACACATGGAACTGGATGCACGCTTTCCAGCGCGATAGCGGCGTTTCTTGCACGCGGCTTTGAAGTCAAGCGCTCCGTTTGCGAGGCGAAACACTTTGTTTCAACGGCTCTCCGTTTCGCCGTTCCGGTGGGCGGAGGGATAAGCCCTGTGCATCACATGCATGAATATTACCAGTGGGGCGGGGAATAG